In Temnothorax longispinosus isolate EJ_2023e chromosome 2, Tlon_JGU_v1, whole genome shotgun sequence, one DNA window encodes the following:
- the LOC139807928 gene encoding uncharacterized protein yields the protein MSALNAALCRRGIILWLAAVLLLASRSTHSAPVYDQDTTQIAEYDGVTAGCYFNYQRYQEGDRIMTSEPCLNCTCHNRMLMCYLKVCPFTKAIGQDCTVEKRPDQCCPVINCPEVPVQLLTSTTSAPATSDSTEVGFHDNYGCHVDERFYADGAMLPLDHHNPCELCYCIRNRTTCVMQECTLRVAGCKPVYQPGVCCPIKYNCEYDEEPSTTVGPTPGLIMTTTLPPGVLPQCYYEDKVYEDGDLIYSTQPCQHCYCFRGEIACAVQNCGTPMQEHGKNCTALPPPEGECCPTTYQCEEEGITTVQDEGEEQLPEQVPRDQITESPALIDQEDQQVKEEHPQEEIFPGIDNNIPQEGEEEKTLEGTIEHITQGPVPSTEKPEQQPEEQPATLPAEEIETTTIEKESTPSHEHVTEISAEITSEEPGSAEVPSEVKTAKPEAPTTVQEAEESLVTEAPATKLPETSSIAESLPEEVLTTEHVPEEHVSTEENIIEKEHGISITEKEQPIEPSITEATQTEGPIKEEETTSPQELSTQTQKEITEVEKTTEEEQISVTQTPERPEILTEIIEVTSSTEEPGISTESVSKQPKESESKSETIPGEFLATQTESPKEEETVTVAHEISSTEQIITEKETESYPTETAVTEEIQSTEVSGPSTEQPAEEQKPVVSEVEKEQRPEETSEHAIEEQATVAAKKEDAGLTESPVTGEGESTPEIPIQGPTGIPIPERSPEQKAEDQNVYHVTEDYHGVTHPEISPDNLITESPQKIPTMYPPQEQDTTLAPSEGTVKPIVTEGAEVSTVGTAKPILEQSTEINLSTQRKPETTTISEETKTESTPVVIEVQASTESSATTIAQEVLEEEAKKSSVPEETGTKIPQTEIQLTEKTPSSEEILTKGPSVEESSESSEEVSGEKGEKEVQPKKEEKIETQPPIVTEPASETPASIPVEHSTVPSDLEKEHATEGEHVTTVSPSEQSTHVPTQVEEKETEIVPVEKEPVTEKPVEERVTEHPVATPGITGEEEKELQTEEPVLKEEQTTEAIKTIGAKEKLTTQIPAVEERITEQPEQYSTEKALEEVVTESHGPEEISTKDVSTESAEQQTAITITEKAPFKETVELKPTEVTPIEQTELPVEHPTEAGEIEKEGEEKISMPVSTEVQTEIPAVEIGVTETTAVEIEKTEPSVSGEYIPSQPSIPSDRKEDQGPIEPEQITQKPEKEITETPEEPQKPTVPSEEETSHIPSLEGAVTESVLPEEKPAEGSTTESAAVSETVIPEQPEISSEEPEKVATEPSRQEEQTQEPITEEQPEVHETSSPVPHEESSINPEIPEKPVEGEEVSKTTEIAEGGTTVPVLISEASTELPGFEEATKPEVPIEKEITPATESVSPEKKQPEIQEQVTQPSIKEEIPSKEKDETTGPVEISTEESITPETSEVPIIKEQPQKPEEKIIKKTTITEVPVHEEKEEYSTVAPKETPEVTIITEIPPKGVLQYTTNIPEETSVEGESTSEIVPRPAGIPGEGNCLVEGQSYSNNSAVPPANACQTSCRCISSIVQCELVQCPAPPTHLSNCMPVHTNGESCCPMYACDFTPTDKLESDSHVIEPHVPEAEGEIQKTVPPTEISTEAAAESSTLAGEISTPESRPVEITVTPSEEEIATERQQTTLKPTEIVYEQPTTLRQPIEQYPEEQTISPVSETSQESASQIPEEEHTVLPKVGETTEGKVIEKGITESGVSTEQPQEEIGEKQVTVSGEVITSTHVPIEQEPHATEETVTIPKEKESSVPVEVEVTTIAAGKDEETITPTKEEKPTEDKGIEEQPTIKPIEEIEKEQPEEEKIPLKPTSEEPVIVEEHEISTKPEEIVTGKPEISEEQQTVKPTEYESTSVPEIQSTTEYKPESEIQETVTLTETEAPEAQTKLPDIVPSETETQKPIIPVESTTLIHDHTVTEGAPIEEYTTIKSLEVSTEESTKTEPGISTQAPVIEEEHVTIPVLPVELPGEETTTKLVEESTPAVSHEEVLPGITENAIEKETTEHAEKHTEPSVTEPSVTEPSVTEPSEPEEEPLATKSPEEKPFETESPVITEEPAKTTEAEAEHEKPTETSVPHEPESTPVSVEKHPETTPEIESHTPELPTEKPTIVEEISTASVSGEEAGEQATTSIVKETEPSLSEVTKQPIIPESETPVVEEEHVTVPIEEQTPKSEESPVEEQTVASPSPGEEEITESGVSTEVAVPVTSQEEQTTEKAIEIVKPETQLPDLTEEHTVIPEISKEEQKPEIGITEEPGKEEPTTIPELTEADKKETEEAVKEEAVTPASTTEYKQEEIEPVVKIQEPIETTTLPKEQKPEKDSQVTEASLPEHPVSEEATTVASLIPEEHPTIPVKTEEQSTLEPEYQTTLSTAEEEVSKPATEISGVEKLPPEGETVTIESTEKPEEPVTKLEVSSTEKPEEVPFETEKPAEPEPETESPEQGETTTKIIESAVTKETLPEEVVPVEVTPKIEEKPTEVSTIGGEEEAHVTEPISVETTSVHEEEQPSIIKLQPTERPLPSEEETPAGEIQPSQPEEGGEAHPTVPEESHPSTTEEPQFTTEHAPEEVITIKAEEQPATSSEAVTTVEGPIKVSDVKPTELPEETATVGPVVPEEPESQIPIKSEEIPQPETPIEEPIIKTQPLPTELPSGGITEEIPEEESIHPQEGEGHPHIVDHFPEATPKPETDYNFPEQRPATTLAPHIPEYPDQPGISGEDTHFPMPGGSYPNPDDDYGEEDYGGPGTCRYGGKVYVSAQQIPRDDPCDFCFCFRSDIICLQQSCPPPIPGCHEEPISGFCCPRYECPVSMATALNLTTTTTTTTTTLPPLFHPHAYKGSARRSGCQVRGQAYRVGEVIKSASGPCLRCICGGDGNMNCDPRVCSPEPMLRQMIAATTDAKKRR from the exons ATGTCGGCGTTGAACGCCGCGCTTTGTAGACGCGGAATAATCCTCTGGCTGGCCGCCGTCCTACTGCTGGCGTCACGATCCACGCATTCTG CGCCGGTATATGACCAAGATACCACACAGATTGCAGAGTACGATGGAG TCACCGCTGGATGTTACTTCAACTACCAGCGGTATCAAGAAGGCGACAGGATCATGACGAGTGAACCATGCCTGAACTGCACATGCCACAATCGGATGTTGATGTGCTACTTGAAGGTCTGCCCCTTCACGAAAGCGATCGGTCAGGATTGCACGGTGGAGAAACGTCCGGATCAATGTTGTCCCGTGATCAACTGTCCGGAAGTACCGGTTCAGTTGTTAACGTCGACGACAAGCGCACCGGCGACCTCGGACTCCACGGAAGTCGGTTTCCACGACAATTATGGCTGTCATGTCGACGAAAGGTTTTACGCAGACGGCGCTATGCTGCCGTTGGATCATCACAATCCTTGTGAGCTTTGCTACTGCATTAGAAATAGAACCACTTGCGTCATGCAAGAGTGTACTTTACGAGTGGCTGGATGTAAACCGGTCTATCAACCGGGTGTATGTTGCCCGATCAAGTACAATTGCG AATACGATGAGGAACCTAGCACCACGGTTGGTCCAACTCCCGGTCTCATTATGACCACAACGCTACCTCCTGGCGTGTTACCTCAGTGTTATTATGAGGATAAAGTCTACGAAGACGGCGATCTGATTTATTCCACTCAACCTTGCCAGCATTGCTATTGCTTCCGAGGCGAAATCGCTTGCGCGGTGCAAAATTGCGGAACGCCGATGCAAGAGCATGGAAAGAATTGTACAGCCTTACCGCCACCGGAAGGAGAATGTTGTCCGACCACATACCAGTGTG AAGAAGAAGGAATTACCACGGTACAAGATGAAGGTGAAGAACAGCTTCCGGAACAAGTACCACGTGACCAAATTACCGAATCCCCGGCGCTGATTGACCAGGAAGATCAGCAAGTGAAGGAAGAACATCCTCAGGAGGAAATATTCCCGGGTATAGACAATAATATACCGCAAgagggagaagaagagaaaactCTTGAAGGAACTATCGAACATATTACTCAGGGACCCGTTCCGTCTACCGAAAAACCTGAACAACAACCTGAAGAACAGCCCGCAACATTACCAGCAGAAGAGATAGAAACTACTACTATTGAGAAAGAATCCACTCCTTCTCACGAACATGTTACCGAAATTTCTGCTGAAATAACATCGGAAGAGCCAGGATCAGCGGAAGTGCCCTCTGAAGTAAAAACAGCAAAACCGGAAGCGCCTACGACAGTACAAGAAGCTGAAGAAAGTTTAGTTACTGAAGCACCTGCCACTAAATTACCGGAAACTTCATCTATCGCGGAAAGCTTACCAGAAGAGGTGTTAACGACAGAACATGTACCTGAAGAACACGTAAGCACAGAAgagaatataattgaaaagGAACATGGTATTTCTATTACTGAAAAGGAACAACCGATTGAACCTTCCATTACTGAAGCAACGCAGACTGAAGGTccaataaaagaagaagaaactaCTAGCCCGCAAGAATTATCAACGCAAACACAAAAAGAGATAACCGAGGTAGAGAAAACGACAGAAGAAGAACAAATTAGCGTAACGCAAACGCCGGAAAGACCGGagattttaacagaaatcaTTGAGGTAACATCGTCAACTGAAGAGCCTGGTATCAGCACTGAATCGGTCAGCAAGCAGCCAAAGGAAAGTGAAAGTAAATCAGAAACTATTCCAGGTGAATTCTTGGCAACGCAAACGGAATCAccgaaagaagaagaaactgTGACTGTCGCTCATGAGATATCTAGTACTGAACAAATCATCACTGAGAAAGAAACAGAATCGTATCCAACGGAAACCGCTGTTACGGAAGAGATTCAATCAACTGAAGTAAGCGGTCCTTCTACAGAACAACCTGCCGAAGAACAGAAACCAGTAGTATCTGAGGTTGAAAAGGAACAACGGCCGGAAGAGACATCTGAGCATGCAATTGAAGAGCAAGCTACTGTCGCCGCTAAGAAAGAAGATGCCGGGTTGACTGAGAGTCCAGTGACGGGCGAAGGAGAATCAACTCCAGAAATTCCAATTCAAGGTCCAACTGGCATACCGATTCCCGAACGAAGCCCAGAACAGAAGGCAGAAGACCAGAACGTGTATCATGTGACGGAAGACTATCACGGTGTTACGCATCCAGAAATTAGTCCCGATAATCTTATAACTGAGTCTCCGCAAAAAATACCTACAATGTATCCCCCACAGGAACAAGATACTACGCTAGCCCCATCAGAAGGAACTGTAAAACCGATTGTGACGGAAGGTGCTGAAGTATCGACGGTAGGAACCGCGAAGCCGATACTAGAACAATCTACAGAAATAAACTTATCAACTCAGCGTAAACCTGAAACCACTACAATCTCTGAAGAAACGAAAACGGAAAGCACACCTGTTGTCATCGAAGTTCAGGCTAGCACGGAATCTTCTGCAACTACTATCGCTCAAGAAGTATTAGAAGAAGAAGCTAAGAAATCTAGTGTGCCAGAAGAGACAGGAACTAAAATACCACAAACGGAAATTCAATTAACAGAAAAGACTCCCAGTAGTGAGGAAATTCTTACAAAAGGACCTAGCGTCGAAGAATCTAGTGAAAGTTCTGAGGAAGTCAGTGGCGAGAAAGGTGAGAAAGAAGTGCAACcaaagaaggaagagaaaataGAAACGCAACCTCCAATCGTAACAGAACCAGCTTCCGAAACACCCGCATCAATCCCAGTGGAACATTCGACAGTGCCTTCGGATCTTGAAAAAGAACATGCTACGGAAGGTGAACATGTTACTACTGTAAGTCCTTCTGAGCAATCAACGCACGTGCCAACGCAAgtcgaagagaaagaaactgAAATAGTTCCTGTTGAAAAAGAACCAGTTACTGAAAAACCAGTTGAGGAACGTGTTACAGAACATCCCGTTGCAACACCAGGCATAACTggcgaagaagaaaaagaattacaaaCCGAAGAACCTGTTTTGAAAGAGGAGCAAACCACGGAAGCGATAAAGACGATAGGAGCTAAAGAAAAACTTACAACGCAGATACCTGCCGTCGAAGAAAGAATAACTGAGCAACCTGAACAATATTCTACAGAGAAAGCTTTGGAAGAAGTTGTTACAGAAAGCCATGGTCCGGAGGAAATAAGTACGAAAGACGTGTCAACAGAAAGTGCAGAACAACAAACTGCAATAACGATAACAGAAAAAGCACCATTTAAGGAAACTGTAGAATTGAAACCAACGGAAGTTACTCCAATTGAACAAACAGAATTGCCCGTTGAACATCCCACCGAAGCAggtgaaattgaaaaagaaggTGAAGAAAAGATTTCTATGCCTGTATCCACGGAAGTGCAAACAGAAATTCCTGCAGTTGAAATTGGAGTCACTGAGACAACGGCCGTGgaaatagaaaagactgaGCCATCCGTCAGCGGAGAATATATACCAAGTCAGCCTTCGATTCCTTCAGATCGCAAGGAGGATCAGGGACCTATTGAACCAGAACAAATAACGCAGAAaccagaaaaagaaataactgAGACGCCCGAAGAACCACAGAAGCCGACAGTTCCTTCTGAAGAGGAAACATCTCATATTCCATCTTTGGAAGGTGCTGTTACCGAATCTGTTCTGCCCGAAGAAAAACCGGCCGAGGGTAGCACAACTGAATCTGCTGCTGTTAGCGAAACTGTTATACCGGAACAGCCTGAAATATCGAGCGAAGAACCGGAAAAAGTCGCAACCGAACCATCCAGACAGGAGGAACAAACTCAGGAACCAATCACTGAGGAACAGCCAGAGGTACATGAAACATCCAGTCCTGTACCTCACGAAGAGTCTTCCATAAATCCTGAAATTCCTGAAAAACCAGTTGAAGGCGAAGAAGTTAGTAAGACAACCGAAATCGCAGAAGGAGGTACGACAGTACCAGTATTAATTTCTGAGGCATCAACTGAGCTGCCTGGATTTGAAGAAGCTACGAAGCCCGAAGTTCCTATCGAAAAGGAAATTACACCTGCGACTGAATCTGTATCTCCAGAAAAAAAGCAACCGGAAATACAAGAGCAAGTCACGCAACCAtcgataaaagaagaaataccAAGTAAGGAAAAAGATGAAACAACAGGCCCAGTTGAAATATCCACTGAAGAAAGTATAACTCCTGAAACATCTGAAGTGCCGATTATTAAGGAACAACCACAGAAACccgaagaaaaaattattaaaaaaactacCATCACGGAGGTGCCTGTTcatgaagaaaaagaggaatatTCAACGGTTGCTCCAAAAGAAACACCTGAGGTGACAATTATTACTGAAATACCACCAAAGGGAGTACTTCAATATACAACGAATATTCCTGAAGAGACTTCTGTAGAAGGAGAGAGTACGTCGGAGATCGTGCCTCGTCCAGCGGGTATTCCAGGAGAAGGTAACTGCCTCGTTGAAGGACAATCTTATAGCAATAATTCGGCGGTTCCACCGGCAAACGCGTGTCAGACCAGTTGTCGTTGTATCAGCAGCATTGTACAATGCGAACTCGTGCAATGTCCTGCCCCGCCAACGCACCTATCGAATTGCATGCCAGTTCACACGAACGGTGAATCTTGCTGCCCAATGTACGCTTGTGATTTTACACCGACTGACAAATTGGAATCTGACAGTCATGTAATCGAACCTCATGTTCCCGAAGCAGAAGGAGAAATTCAGAAAACTGTCCCGCCTACGGAGATATCAACAGAAGCTGCGGCAGAATCGAGTACGTTAGCTGGTGAGATTAGTACGCCAGAATCACGACCCGTGGAAATTACTGTTACTCCATCTGAAGAAGAGATAGCAACTGAGAGGCAGCAAACCACTCTCAAACCTACTGAAATAGTTTATGAACAGCCAACTACACTTAGGCAACCTATCGAGCAATATCCTGAGGAACAAACCATTAGTCCGGTGTCTGAAACATCACAAGAATCTGCCAGTCAAATACCCGAAGAAGAACATACCGTGCTACCTAAGGTAGGAGAAACTACCGAAGGCAAAGTTATCGAAAAAGGTATAACAGAATCAGGAGTTTCGACCGAGCAACCGCAGGAGGAGATTGGGGAGAAGCAGGTTACTGTTAGTGGCGAAGTAATTACTTCCACGCATGTACCTATAGAACAGGAACCTCACGCCACCGAAGAAACTGTTACAATTCCAAAAGAGAAAGAGTCTTCTGTTCCTGTCGAAGTAGAAGTTACGACCATAGCCGCTGGTAAAGATGAAGAAACTATTACGCCAACCAAAGAGGAGAAACCTACTGAGGATAAAGGTATCGAAGAACAACCTACGATTAAACCAATTGAAGAAATCGAAAAAGAACAAccagaagaagaaaaaattccACTAAAGCCAACCTCTGAAGAACCTGTTATTGTTGAGGAACACGAAATATCTACAAAACCGGAAGAAATTGTGACAGGAAAACCAGAAATTTCAGAGGAACAACAAACTGTCAAACCAACCGAGTATGAGAGTACTTCCGTTCCTGAAATTCAGTCGACGACTGAGTATAAACCCGAGAGTGAAATACAAGAGACAGTCACATTAACTGAAACTGAGGCACCAGAAGCCCAAACAAAATTGCCTGATATCGTTCCAAGCGAAACAGAAACACAAAAGCCAATTATACCTGTTGAATCAACGACATTGATACATGATCATACGGTAACTGAGGGGGCGCCGATAGAGGAATATACGACTATAAAATCTTTGGAAGTTTCTACGGAAGAAAGCACGAAGACGGAGCCGGGAATTTCAACTCAAGCTCCTGTAATTGAAGAAGAGCACGTTACCATTCCTGTCTTGCCTGTTGAATTGCCTGGTGAGGAAACCACCACTAAACTAGTCGAAGAATCTACTCCTGCAGTTTCCCATGAAGAAGTATTGCCAGGAATAACGGAAAAcgcaatagaaaaagaaactaCAGAACACGCTGAAAAGCATACAGAACCATCGGTTACAGAACCATCGGTTACAGAACCATCGGTTACAGAACCATCAGAACCCGAAGAAGAACCATTAGCCACAAAATCTCCTGAAGAAAAACCATTCGAAACTGAATCTCCAGTCATAACCGAGGAACCAGCCAAAACTACTGAAGCAGAAGCAGAACACGAGAAACCTACTGAAACCAGCGTTCCTCACGAACCAGAAAGTACGCCAGTCTCGGTTGAGAAGCATCCGGAAACTACACCAGAAATTGAATCTCATACGCCTGAATTACCTACCGAAAAACCCACTATAGTCGAAGAAATATCAACAGCGTCTGTATCTGGAGAAGAAGCTGGCGAGCAAGCCACTACATCGATCGTAAAAGAAACTGAGCCAAGTCTGAGCGAAGTGACTAAACAGCCGATTATTCCAGAATCCGAAACACCAGTTGTAGAGGAAGAACACGTCACCGTCCCGATCGAAGAACAAACTCCAAAATCCGAGGAGTCTCCTGTCGAGGAACAAACTGTTGCTTCTCCTAGTCCCGGTGAAGAAGAGATAACGGAGAGTGGTGTTTCGACAGAAGTGGCCGTACCGGTAACGAGTCAAGAGGAACAGACAACTGAAAAGGCTATAGAAATTGTCAAACCAGAAACGCAATTGCCCGATTTAACGGAGGAACATACCGTTATTCCTGAAATTTCCAAGGAAGAGCAGAAACCTGAAATTGGAATAACGGAAGAACCTGGTAAAGAGGAACCGACTACGATTCCGGAACTAACGGAAGCGGACAAGAAAGAAACGGAAGAAGCTGTTAAGGAGGAAGCTGTGACGCCTGCTAGTACTACAGAGTACAAACAAGAAGAAATTGAACCAGTTGTGAAAATTCAAGAACCAATAGAAACAACGACTCTTCCAAAAGAACAGAAACCAGAAAAGGACAGTCAAGTTACCGAGGCTAGTTTACCGGAACATCCAGTGAGTGAAGAAGCGACAACTGTGGCAAGTTTGATACCCGAAGAACATCCAACGATACCGGTAAAGACAGAAGAACAAAGCACCCTTGAACCTGAATATCAGACAACGTTATCTACtgcagaagaagaagtatcgaAACCAGCGACTGAGATTAGTGGAGTGGAGAAACTTCCACCCGAAGGAGAAACCGTTACAATTGAAAGTACGGAGAAGCCGGAGGAACCTGTTACGAAACTCGAAGTAAGTTCAACTGAAAAGCCTGAAGAAGTTCCATTCGAAACGGAAAAGCCGGCTGAACCAGAACCGGAAACAGAGTCGCCCGAGCAAGGTGAAACTActacgaaaataattgaaagtgCAGTGACAAAAGAAACATTACCGGAAGAAGTGGTTCCAGTTGAAGTAACtccaaaaattgaagaaaaaccAACAGAAGTTTCTACAAtaggaggagaagaagaagcacATGTTACGGAACCTATTTCAGTTGAAACGACTTCCGTTCATGAGGAAGAACAACCATCGATAATCAAATTACAGCCTACTGAAAGGCCTCTTCCTTCTGAGGAAGAAACTCCTGCGGGAGAAATTCAGCCTAGCCAACctgaagaaggaggagaagctCATCCAACTGTACCCGAAGAGAGTCATCCGAGTACAACTGAAGAACCTCAGTTTACCACGGAACATGCGCCCGAAGAAGTTATTACGATAAAAGCAGAAGAACAGCCAGCAACTTCTTCAGAAGCTGTCACTACTGTTGAGGGTCCAATCAAGGTTTCTGATGTGAAACCAACTGAATTGCCTGAGGAGACAGCTACCGTCGGACCGGTAGTACCAGAAGAACCTGAATCTCAGATCCCGATAAAGTCCGAAGAAATTCCGCAACCGGAAACGCCAATCGAGGAACCTATCATAAAGACGCAGCCGTTACCTACGGAATTACCAAGCGGAGGCATTACGGAAGAAATTCCCGAAGAGGAATCTATTCATCCACAAGAAGGCGAAGGTCATCCTCACATCGTTGACCATTTCCCGGAGGCTACTCCGAAACCTGAGACCGATTATAACTTCCCCGAGCAAAGACCGGCGACCACCTTGGCTCCCCATATTCCGGAATATCCTGATCAACCCGGAATATCGGGCGAGGACACTCATTTCCCCATGCCCGGTGGTAGCTATCCGAATCCCGACGACGATTATGGCGAGGAGGATTATGGTGGACCAGGCACCTGCCGATACGGCGGCAAGGTCTACGTTTCAGCGCAACAGATACCCAGGGACGACCCGTGCGACTTCTGTTTCTGCTTCAGGAGCGACATTATCTGTCTTCAACAGAGCTGTCCACCGCCTATTCCGGGCTGTCACGAGGAACCAATCAGCGGTTTCTGCTGCCCCAGATACGAGTGCCCTGTATCGATGGCCACGGCTCTTAATTTGACCACTACCACCACCACGACTACGACCACGTTACCACCGCTCTTCCACCCGCACGCTTACAAAGGTTCCGCGAGACGAAGTGGCTGCCAGGTTCGTGGCCAGGCCTATCGAGTGGGAGAAGTTATTAAGTCGGCGTCTGGACCCTGTCTCCGCTGCAT ttGCGGAGGTGACGGTAACATGAATTGTGACCCACGAGTATGCAGTCCGGAACCGATGCTGAGGCAAATGATTGCTGCGACTACAGATGCCAAGAAGAGGAGATGA